A window from Heliangelus exortis chromosome 17, bHelExo1.hap1, whole genome shotgun sequence encodes these proteins:
- the C17H8orf33 gene encoding UPF0488 protein C8orf33 homolog, with translation MLCRVRSTKNDSDYKSPGRLHPAAPPIIRSTQHQPHPASAPPTSPAQARPGQHPGWTQSTVRVPVSVPSPTSLAPVSSAAFSPPLAGGHVEGAGPQGGRNGTGRARGAPGGSSEARPARPPRSPRRTGGTAAPPRGCRAGSGPSRGAGSGGTGRLLRERRWAAQRPRFLPGRLPSMERAPQGMFQNELEWCILQMKGNLCLNPTPKQVSEMNPGAGGTSSEAVPGVSGAEQIQTSVRATEQENWNGALSLAASGQKPKSASPDKECSLAPLVPADQPAQHAAEPEALGSSLPTESPGKLQISALQKPELTQTAGSAPKEEGRSHVTEKIPHPETAPEDETVPEKSTVNGAAQKKKKKKKQKIPVSKKEREETEVSKKTKEGDNGCQNKDSSHQDESSQQSEDHLWNEVDWCVKQLELGLKTQKATPRQAEEALRAIRTLRSEKAPLVKKRQLMRAMFGDYRKKMEEERLKEQKLTEIALKSARIVEVKGSVCRKSGHFIRKSSAACRKSQGSADSASESPGTLNTGLFKFTPSQEDFRFNFF, from the exons ATGCTCTGCAGGGTCCGCTCCACCAAAAACGACTCCGATTACAAGAGCCCAGGCAGG CTCCACCCAGCGGCTCCACCCATCATCAGATCCACCCAGCATCAGCCTCACCCAGCATCAGCCCCACCCACCAGCCCTGCGCAGGCGCGGCCGGGGCAGCACCCGGGCTGGACGCAGAGCACGGTACGGGTACCGGTATCGGTGCCGTCCCCGACCAGCCTCGCCCCGGTGAGCAGCGCGGCCTTTTCCCCGCCCTTGGCCGGCGGCCACGTGGAGGGTGCGGGGCCTCAGGGAGGGCGGAACGGAACCGGCAGAGCCCGGGGAGCACCGGGCGGAAGCAGCGAGGCGAGGCCGGCCCGCCCTCCCCGCAGCCCTCGCCGCACCGGCGGTACCGCAGCCCCGCCCCGCGGGTGTCGGGCAGGCTCCGGGCCCAGCCGTGGTGCCGGCTCGGGCGGAACTGGGCGGCTGCTCCGTGAGCGGAGGTGGGCGGCGCAGCGGCCGCGTTTCCTCCCCGGGAGACTGCCCAGCATGGAGCGG GCTCCCCAGGGCATGTTCCAAAATGAGCTTGAGTGGTGCATTTTGCAGATGAAGGGAAACCTTTGCCTCAACCCAACCCCAAAGCAAG TTTCTGAGATGAACCCAGGAGCAGGTGGCACATCTTCAGAAGCAGTCCCTGGTGTCAGTGGTGCTGAGCAGATACAAACCAGTGTAAGAGCCACAGAGCAGGAGAACTGGAATGGAGCCTTGAGTCTTGCTGCCTCTGGACAAAAACCCAAGTCTGCCAGTCCAGATAAAGAGTGTTCTCTGGCTCCCTTAGTTCCAGCAGACCAACCTGCACAGCATGCAGCAGAGCCTGAAGCACTGGGGAGTTCACTGCCTACTGAATCCCCTGGTAAACTGCAGATTTCAGCCTTGCAGAAGCCTGAGTTGACTCAAACTGCAGGTAGTGCACCCAAAGAGGAGGGCAGAAGCCATGTGACAGAAAAGATCCCTCATCCAGAGACTGCTCCTGAAGATGAGACAGTGCCAGAGAAATCTACAGTGAATGGAGCTgcccagaagaagaaaaagaagaagaaacaaaagatacCTGTCAgtaaaaaggagagagaagaaactgAGGTCAGCAAGAAGACAAAGGAAGGAGATAATGGATGTCAGAATAAAGATAGTTCCCACCAGGACGAGAGCTCTCAg CAGTCAGAGGACCATCTGTGGAACGAGGTGGACTGGTGTGTGAAACAGCTGGAACTTGGCCTGAAGACACAGAAAGCCACTCCCAGGCAGG ccGAGGAGGCTCTCCGGGCCATCAGGACCCTGCGCAGTGAGAAGGCTCCCCTGGTGAAGAAGCGCCAGCTCATGAGAGCCATGTTTGGAGACTACAGGaagaagatggaggaggagaggctcAAAGAACAGAAGCTCACAGAAATAG CACTGAAATCTGCCAGGATCGTGGAAGTGAAGGGAAGTGTCTGCAGAAAGAGTGGCCACTTCATCCGGAAGAGCTCAGCAGCCTGCAGGAAGAGCCAAGGCTCAGCAGATTCTGCTTCAGAGTCACCCGGGACACTTAACACAGGCTTGTTCAAATTCACACCTTCCCAAGAAGACTTTCGCTTTAATTTCTTCTAG